The Corallococcus exiguus genome has a segment encoding these proteins:
- the kamD gene encoding lysine 5,6-aminomutase subunit alpha produces MSGPFIDDARIAEARKLADEIVNPIFDLIQRNTTVSNERTVLRFFGISGAGTRGVPLANLMVDKLQSAGVLNRGAAYWYGRALQLGASSPLDAVERITALPTDKLGALSPEMESNLRDAVREEARAAMAELKSRIAQRNALREQFPMSPAPHKYVIVATGNIYDDVDQARAAAQAGADVIAVIRSTAQSLLDYVPHGATTEGYGGTYATQENFRVMREALDDESRKLKRYIQLTNYSSGLCMSEIAFCAAYERLDMLLNDAMYGILFRDINMRRTFIDQYFSRRICALAGIIINTGEDNYITTADAYDAAHTVIASQFINECFAKRAGLKDWQLGIGHSYEIDPYRDDTLLLELSQAMLVRRCFPDAPLKYMPPTKHKETDIFFSHAYDVMADLVAIWTRQGIQLLGMMTEAMHTPLLADRYVALKSASYIHRAARGIDEEFTVREDGKIANRAREVFAKAEELLRECHTEGMVAAIGKGRFGDVKREETGGKGLDGVLEKAPDYFNPFLEMLEAS; encoded by the coding sequence ATGTCAGGCCCGTTCATCGACGACGCGCGGATTGCCGAGGCGCGCAAGCTGGCGGACGAGATCGTCAATCCGATCTTCGACCTCATCCAACGCAACACCACTGTTTCCAATGAGCGCACCGTCTTGCGCTTCTTTGGCATTTCCGGCGCGGGTACGCGTGGCGTACCCCTGGCCAACCTCATGGTGGACAAGCTGCAGTCCGCCGGAGTGCTCAACCGGGGCGCCGCGTATTGGTACGGCCGCGCGCTTCAGCTGGGCGCCAGCAGTCCACTGGACGCCGTGGAGCGCATCACCGCGCTGCCCACGGACAAGCTGGGCGCGCTGTCTCCAGAGATGGAATCCAACCTGCGGGACGCCGTGCGCGAGGAGGCCCGCGCGGCGATGGCGGAGCTGAAGTCCCGCATCGCCCAGCGCAACGCCCTGCGCGAGCAGTTCCCCATGTCGCCCGCGCCGCACAAGTACGTCATCGTCGCCACCGGCAACATCTACGACGACGTGGACCAGGCGCGCGCGGCGGCGCAGGCGGGCGCGGACGTCATCGCGGTCATCCGCTCCACGGCGCAGTCGCTGCTGGACTACGTGCCGCACGGCGCGACGACGGAGGGCTACGGCGGCACCTACGCCACCCAGGAGAACTTCCGCGTGATGCGCGAGGCCCTGGATGACGAGAGCCGCAAGCTCAAGCGCTACATCCAGCTGACCAACTACTCATCCGGCCTGTGCATGTCGGAGATCGCCTTCTGCGCGGCGTACGAGCGGCTGGACATGCTCCTCAACGACGCGATGTACGGCATCCTCTTCCGCGACATCAACATGCGGCGGACGTTCATCGACCAGTACTTCAGCCGCCGCATCTGCGCCCTGGCCGGCATCATCATCAACACCGGCGAGGACAACTACATCACCACCGCGGACGCCTACGACGCGGCCCACACCGTCATCGCCAGCCAGTTCATCAACGAGTGCTTCGCCAAGCGCGCGGGCCTCAAGGACTGGCAGCTGGGCATCGGGCACTCGTACGAAATCGACCCGTACCGGGACGACACGCTGCTGCTGGAGCTGTCGCAGGCGATGCTGGTGCGCCGCTGCTTCCCGGACGCGCCGCTCAAGTACATGCCGCCCACGAAGCACAAGGAGACGGACATCTTCTTCAGCCACGCGTACGACGTGATGGCGGACCTGGTGGCCATCTGGACGCGGCAGGGCATCCAACTCTTGGGCATGATGACGGAGGCCATGCACACGCCGCTGCTCGCGGACCGGTACGTGGCGCTCAAGTCCGCGTCGTACATCCACCGCGCGGCGCGGGGCATCGACGAGGAGTTCACCGTTCGCGAGGACGGGAAGATCGCCAACCGCGCGCGGGAGGTCTTCGCCAAGGCGGAGGAGCTGCTGCGCGAGTGCCACACCGAGGGCATGGTGGCGGCCATCGGCAAGGGGCGCTTCGGCGACGTGAAGCGCGAGGAGACCGGTGGCAAGGGCCTGGACGGCGTGCTGGAGAAGGCGCCGGATTACTTCAATCCGTTCCTGGAAATGCTGGAGGCGTCATGA
- a CDS encoding catalase produces the protein MNRRSLMLAVLLSGAPVLAAGNPPPITTDSGAPLGTNQSSKTAGPRGGILLEDFALIEKLARFDRERIPERVVHARGVGAYGSFESYGDFSNLTRASVFSQKGKKTPMFVRFSTVIHPSGSPETLRDPRGFALKFFTDEGNWDLVGNNLPIFFIRDAIKFPDMVHSLKPSPITNRQDPNRFFDFFSHQPESTHMLTQLYTELGIPASYRQMDGNGVHAFKFVNAKGQVKYVKFNWKSQQGVKGLTVEEATKLGGEDFQHATHDLYTNIQAGKFPSWELSVQVLDPKDLDGFTFDPLDATKEWPKDKLPPVKLGRFTLNKMPDNFFEETEQSAFSPGVMPPGIEPSEDRLLQGRLFSYADTQRYRLGANYLSLPVNRARAAVENNSQAGAMNSGNTKSDVNYEPSITRETQDTPSALFSNAPLTGTTQQRPIAKTDNFAQAGAFWTALDAVGKDRLIQNLAGDLGQVRDAKVKARMVGHFYAANADYGTRLAKAVNVKLDDAKATIAPLATTGQP, from the coding sequence TTGAACCGACGCTCGTTGATGCTCGCCGTCCTGCTGTCTGGCGCCCCCGTCCTCGCCGCCGGCAATCCCCCGCCCATCACCACCGACTCGGGCGCGCCGCTGGGCACGAACCAGAGCTCCAAGACGGCCGGCCCGCGGGGCGGCATCCTCCTGGAGGACTTCGCCCTCATCGAGAAGCTCGCGCGCTTCGACCGTGAGCGCATCCCGGAGCGCGTGGTGCACGCGCGCGGCGTGGGCGCGTACGGCTCCTTCGAGAGCTACGGCGACTTCTCCAACCTCACGCGCGCGTCCGTCTTCTCCCAGAAGGGCAAGAAGACGCCGATGTTCGTGCGCTTCTCCACGGTCATCCACCCCAGCGGCTCACCGGAGACGCTGCGCGACCCGCGCGGCTTCGCGCTGAAGTTCTTCACGGACGAGGGCAACTGGGACCTGGTCGGCAACAACCTGCCCATCTTCTTCATCCGCGACGCCATCAAGTTCCCGGACATGGTGCACTCGCTGAAGCCGTCCCCAATCACCAACCGGCAGGACCCGAACCGCTTCTTCGACTTCTTCAGTCACCAGCCGGAATCCACGCACATGCTCACCCAGCTCTATACGGAGCTGGGCATCCCGGCGAGCTACCGGCAGATGGACGGCAACGGCGTGCACGCGTTCAAGTTCGTCAACGCCAAGGGCCAGGTGAAGTACGTCAAGTTCAACTGGAAGTCGCAGCAGGGCGTGAAGGGCCTCACCGTGGAGGAGGCCACGAAGCTGGGCGGCGAGGACTTCCAGCACGCCACGCACGACCTCTACACGAACATCCAGGCCGGCAAGTTCCCCTCGTGGGAGCTGAGCGTGCAGGTGCTGGATCCCAAGGACCTGGACGGCTTCACGTTCGATCCGCTGGACGCCACCAAGGAGTGGCCCAAGGACAAGCTGCCTCCGGTGAAGCTGGGCAGGTTCACCCTCAACAAGATGCCGGACAACTTCTTCGAGGAGACGGAGCAGTCCGCCTTCTCCCCAGGCGTGATGCCGCCGGGCATCGAGCCGTCCGAGGACCGGCTGCTGCAGGGCCGCCTCTTCTCCTACGCGGACACGCAGCGCTACCGCCTGGGCGCCAACTACCTGTCGCTGCCGGTGAACCGCGCGCGCGCCGCGGTGGAGAACAACAGCCAGGCCGGCGCGATGAACAGCGGCAACACGAAGTCGGACGTGAACTACGAGCCCAGCATCACGCGTGAGACGCAGGACACGCCCTCCGCCCTCTTCTCCAACGCGCCGCTCACCGGCACCACGCAGCAGCGCCCCATCGCGAAGACAGACAACTTCGCGCAGGCGGGCGCCTTCTGGACGGCGCTCGACGCGGTCGGCAAGGATCGGCTCATCCAGAACCTGGCCGGCGACCTGGGCCAGGTGCGCGACGCGAAGGTCAAGGCGCGCATGGTGGGCCACTTCTACGCGGCCAACGCGGACTACGGCACGCGCCTGGCCAAGGCCGTGAACGTGAAGCTGGACGACGCGAAGGCCACCATCGCCCCGCTCGCCACCACCGGCCAGCCGTGA